Genomic DNA from Corylus avellana chromosome ca4, CavTom2PMs-1.0:
TTGAGATATTCATTGTTTAACAACTCGCAATGTTTGAATTAGTacttttcaatttcttttgctttctggATTCTGTTATTAGGGTCTTCTAGTGTTTGGGTTGTGAATTTTGGCTagatttgaattattttttggttagatTTTTGGTTCTGCTTGTGGATCTGGACGGGTTGTGGGTTTTAATCCAATGGATGTCATGATTTTCGGATTCTAGCTCTTTTATTGGAGCTTGTGATGCTTTATTTGCTTAAGAGAATTGGAGTTTCTACTCCCTAGAGAAAAAACTTGCATTGTAAAGAAAGATTGAATGATTTTTGTAACACATTGgcattcataaaataaaaaggaaattacaGAACAGAGATAAAGCTAAAACAAACTTAGACAAAAAGCTAAAAGCAAGCTTAGATAAATAACCCATTCCAGATAGACCACTAGTACCTCAATGAAGGTGAAAGAAAAGGCCACCTGCGAGTGCAGCTAATGAAAGCCGCAGAGCAATATAATGGATACTACCATCAGGAGTACAAATACCCCTATCAAAAATCTAAACAGGCTTCCTATGAAGCAGTAGAGATTTAGATGAAAATGaacaatggaaaaaatgtttccTTCAGAGGCAGTGAGTTTGAAGTCCAACTGGTTAGGATTAACAAAAACCCCATTCAGAGTCTAGGGTTGGCAAAACATGTTCGCGTGTCGGGTTCGTGTCCAACCCGTTTACGACACGACACATTTAGCTAAATGTGTCGaacacccaaacccaaaaacaaCACGTTTTCTAAACGGGTAACATGACACGACGCATGTAACCCGTTTAGATAAACGTATCATGTTGGGTTGACAGGACACAGCCCGTAAACACGACACATTTAGGAGCTAATAGGTTTCGACCTAACCCGTGAACATGTTTAaagtcatttaatttatttttttaatttttttatttattttataagtagtcattttaatttttatagccTAAATAAAATGGTAAATTCCCAGCAACCAAGCAACAAATACAACGTGGTCAAACGTGGCTTAGagtgagggagaaagaaatgagaaagTTTAGGATTTACAAATTAGagatacaaaaaattaaaataaaaaaaaatataataatatatatatatacgggtCAAACGTGTCGACTTGTGAACTCGCAGGTtggacacgacccgacacgttATGACTCGAACCCGTTTAGCcttaaccctaaccctaaaccctaaaccctaattcaGACAGACTACTAGCATCTCAAAGAACTgaagaaaaacctaaaattctGTATCGTGTTCTAGTTGGATTCGAGTGTCACGGGTTAAACTGTCAGCCCTAATTCAGATAGACCACTAGCACCTCAAAGAACTGgagagaaaccaaaaaaaaaaacaaaaaaaaaaggtccactTCACAGACAAAGAGTCTGAAGCCCAACTGAATCAGGTTAAACACTAAGCAACATGCCAAGAGAAAATTACTTAAAGTTAcacaaataataagaaaaactcaaaaaaaaaaaaacagcggCTACGATGGAGGAAGGCGTCgtaggggggggggggaagggGGAAGTTGCTCGGCCCGTGGGACCCACGTGCCGGCGCGTTAGATCCACTTGCAGGAGTGTGTAGTTTACGCACTAGCGCGTGGCGGTCAATTGGGCCACAGAGAGCTTCGCCAAAAAGTAGGGACACCAGTGATGATGGAGGAGGGGCGCGTTTCTGGCTGGGACTGATGGAGAGAAGGAGATTAGGCTTTCAGAAAGCCAATCTTCAATACTACATAAATCCAACCGGCAAAGCGAAGGAGAAGACGATCCATGGCAAGGGTGAAGCGGGAGGAGACGATCTATTGCGGCTACTGTTTCGTGAGGGTTAAGGATAAATCGTCATAGACTATAAATAGATCTAGAGAAAATTCTAGAGAAAAATAAGTTCTCTCATGAAGAGAGAATCTCAAAAGGAAAAGgagcaaaaaaatgaaaagggggTGGAAGGAGCTCCTCAAGCTTTTTCGATTGTGCTGGAgacaggagagagaaaagaaaattttcgtACTGGGTTTGGGGATGATATTAGTTTTTTTGACATTGTAGAAAGATTGAATGTTAGatgtttttaaaaagtgacgaTCTAAAATAGAAATTGTGGATCTATGTGGTTGGTCGGACAAAttggtttttctatttttatatatttttgcaaaGCCTTGTTTATTTGTATAGATCTTTTGCATTTCCTTCTTAATACCCTCTTTGAATATTTAGCCTAAGTggggaagaaaaaaacattGTCTTGTACttgcatcacctattaaaaattgaatttagtATCTAGAAGCACCAAATCCACAACTAAAATGATGAGAGATAAAGTATGTATTTCCAACTATTTGGCGCACGAATTCAGTACTTCTCTAAGATTATTACATGCCAATCCATATAGAATTCAAATAATAATCGTGAAACATGAAGCCCGTGAACAGCCTTATTTAGTAACATAAGACAAAGAATTTCCAAAATGCTCTGATGTTACGGGCGTGTGACATTCCCGGCAGCCAAACACAGGCcacagcatttttttttttcccattcaGTCGGAGTGAACCCGCGCACGTTAAGACACGCGCCCCCTGCTGCAAACCAAACCGCGACCTAACTCGGGCGGTTCTCCGTACGTTAGCACGtgtcaaaagcaaaataatCCTACTCCCACAAGCGGGTTCGGttttggaaaagaaaggaagaaagttCAGAAGGAacagaatttcttttttttttttcttgttttttttttttaatttattttttttataattttttgttttttgggtccGTCCGTCTGACGGGGACGTTATGTTTCGAAAGAGCGTCTAAGTTCTCTTCATGTAACCCCCGCGGGACCCACCTCCCCCACCTTGTCCTTCTCTCCCTCCCTTTTAGTTCTCTCTTCCTCCCACGAAACAACGGCGCGGACAAGTTTACAATACagcgtctctctctctctctctctctctctctccctctccctctctcgaaagcgttcttcttcttttttttttcttctttttcttttttcctataaatagataGCTGAGGGCGttggtaacaaagaaaaaaagaaagtccctttgagtggcttttttttttttttttgatatgtgcTTTGCGCTTCAAGGCCGAGTGCCTTTTCTTACGTTTTAATCCAATGGAAgaggaggaggtggtggtggagggGGTGGAGAGTTGCTGACATGTTTAAAGCAACGGTGGGGGTTCGGTGCTGTGAGCTGATTTTTCTTGGTGATGAGGAGGTCAGAAAGGATTGGGGTTAATGGGCAGCGGTGTTAGAGGCTGTGCATGTCGGGGGGGTGGAGAAGGATAAAGATCTGAAGCTAGCCATGATTGGAAAGTCTGGAGTGGTGGGTTTTGTGTTGTGGGTGTGGCTCTTCAGGTACGCTTTCTTCTTTCGGCCTAcatttctgggttttttttccAGGTTTTTGGGTTGTAAAGTTGGTGGGTGTTTCTcagatttttttaatgatttttctttcttgcgggttttgtttttatttctttgctGGGAGGGTCTTTGGCTTGgctttgctttgattttttggtgtattattttggttgagGAAAAATGTCGTCATCTTCAACCCTGTGCTATTCGTGAATTTTATTATAGGATAAAATAGTTATATTTGGTTGATTAAGTACAAACTTTAGTGAAAGAGAATTTGAGCTAAATCGTTAGgattggaaaaataaataatttgtacTTTCTTTTTGGCTGGCTGGTGTGTTAGATCTTAAAGCATTGGATTTAAAGttgtcagattttaaataaGCTTCCTATTTTGTTGAAAACATGTTCTCTTACAGGAAATGAGAATTGAAGATTGGGATTTGGAAGTGCTATAATTGTCGTTTCGGAAGTCTGTTCTGTACTGGGGTCTGGAAGATTCGAACTTTAGTGTTATGTGGATTGGAGAAACTGTAATTTGGATGCAATGTTAAAGGCATTGGCATCTGGGCTGTTGATTTCACTGATTATTATATCGGTATCTGCGGCCGATAATGGATTTCACCGATGTAATTGCGAGGATGAGGGTAGCTTATGGAGCGTTGAGAGCATTCTGGAGTGCCAGAAAGTGAGTGATTTCTTGATCGCTGTGGCCTACTTCTCGATCCCTATTGAGCTTCTTTACTTTATTAGCTGCTCGAACGTCCCCTTCAAATGGGTTCTCCTTCAATTCATTGCCTTCATTGTTCTGTGCGGATTGACCCATTTGCTCAATGGCTGGACTTATGGTCCGCACCCATTTCAGCTAATGCTGGCTCTCACGGTCTTCAAGATTCTCACTGCTTTGGTCTCATGTGCCACTGCTATAACACTTATCACTCTCATCCCTTTGCTTCTCAAAGTGAAGGTGAGGGAAttcatgttgaagaagaagacgtGGGATCTTGGACGAGAGGTTGGAATTATAATGAAACAGAAAGAAGCTGGATTGCATGTTCGGATGCTTACACAAGAGATTCGGAAATCGCTTGATAGGCATACAATTTTGGACACGACCCTGGCGGAGCTATCTGAAACTTTGGGTTTGCAGAACTGTGCAGTTTGGATGCCTAATGAGAATAAAACAGAGATGAACCTGACCCATGAGGCTTATGGGAGGAAATATTCAGAAACCTATTATTCTTCTATACCGATTTCTGATCCTGATGTTGCAAGGATCAAGCAGATTGAGGAAGTGAATATTCTTAGCCCCGATTCAGCACTTGCTGCTGCAAGCAGTGGAGATTCAGGTGAACCAGGATCGGTGGCTGCAATTCGAATGCCAATGCTTCGGGTTTCCAATTTCAAAGGGGGAACTCCTGAGATTAGAGAGACTTGTTATGCAATATTGGTTTTGGTTCTTCCAAGTGGACCACCTAGGTCTTGGAGCAGCCAGGAACTTGAGATAATTGAGGTCGTTGCTGATCAGGTGGCTGTGGCTCTTTCCCATGCTGCACTTCTTGAAGAGTCCCAGCTTATGAGAGAGAAGTTGGAAGAGCGAAATCGAGCCTTGCAACAGGAAAAGATGAATGCTATGATGGCAAGCCAGGCAAGAAACTCCTTTCAAAAGGTAATGAGTGATGGAATGAGGAGGCCAATGCACTCAATTTTGGGTTTGCTTTCGATGATGCAGGATGAGAATATGAGTAGTGAACAACAAACTATTGTTGACACAATGGTGAGGGCCAGCAATGTTCTATCAACTTTGGTAAATGATGTGATGGACAATTCTAGGAAAGATAGTGGAAGATTTCCATTAGAGATGAGATCATTTCGCTTGCATTCCATGATAAGAGAAGCAGCTTGCCTAGCAAAGTGCTTGTGTGTATATAAGGGCTTTGGCTTTGTAATTGAGGTTGAGAAGTCACTGCCTGATAATGTAATGGGTGATGAAAGAAGGGTTTTTCAGGTGATTTTGCACATGGTTGGGAACCTGTTGAATGGAAACAATGAAGGGGGATCTGTAATGCTCCGAGTTTTGTCTGAGAGTCTAAGTCAGGGAAGGAATGATCAAAGATGGCCAACCTGGAGACATATTTCCTCTGATGGGGATGTGTATATTAGATTTGAGATTGCGATAAACAACAGTAGTTCTCAGTCGGAGAGTGCAATTTCAATTGCACAGCCTGGTGGTTGGAGGTACACTAGCGATGGACTTGAGGAGAGCAAGAGCTTCAGCATTTGCAAAAAGCTAGTGCAGGTGAGAATGAATAAATTGTGTGCGTGCTGTAAGACTTGGAAACATTAGGATTATGGTGCTAGACTCTTTATTTTCTCATTAATAGaatacttaaaacaaaagataattgtGAAGATAGGTTCTGCATGAAAATAATTGCTAATACACAAAGTTAATGGAATGTGAAAATAGTAGTTTTGCTTTGGTCCTTCGAGAATTGGTCCTagttaattataaaaattgagGATACTTTGTGTTTTAAAACATATTAGCCATTCTTATAGGGTAGAATGTTTCTTGATTGACCACATGGAAATGATAAGGCCTGAAGCTACTTTGGTTACTATGGTACTTCCAATTCACATGTTTTCTCAGTGTAGAAAAATTTCTTGTTTGGCTTGGATCAGCTGTAGCTGGCTAAAGGCATTGATTCTCCTCATTTTGCACATTCTGCAAGTGTTTTGAGAACGACTTAGTTTCCCTTTATGTGTGACCTATTGGATCAGATTTCAGCCGAGTGTTGCTCGTTTTATAGTTTTTGAAATATGGGAGAAACACAGAGACCATTGCCACGATTGTTCAAATTGTAAAGTTACTCTCTATATTTGCATTATTACAAGATGCATTATGACATACACCGTCTTATTCATATTTTTGTAAGTTAATATATCTCACAGCTTGAGAAAGGGCTGCTGATTGTTTCTGGTTTTGGATGAAATTCACTTATTCATCCAGTgctgttttagtttgtttcaGGAGTTTATCCATTTTTAACTTCAAAAATTGTTGAAGCAACCATATAGCTCTGACAATagtctttttcttgttttttaaacaaattcttatatttatatCAGACCACTTATATATTGTTGCAGATGATGCAAGGGAACATATGGGTGGTCCCTAACCATCAAGGTCTTGCTCAAAGCATGGGGCTTGTTCTTCGGTTTCAACTCCGACCATCCATTGCGATAGCCATCTCAGAATCTGGAGAATCTTCAGAGCACACACATTCTAACTCTCTTTTCAGAGGCGTACAAGTTTTATTAGTTGATGATGACAACGTAAACAGGGCCGTGACGCGAAGGCTACTTGAAAAACTAGGCTGCACTGTCACTTCTGTTTCTTCTGGATTTGAATGCCTCAGTGCTATTGGCCCATCAGGTTCTTCTTTCCAAATCGTTCTTTTGGATCTTCAGATGCCTGAGTTGGATGGGTTTGAAGTTGCAATGAGAATTCGGAAGTACCGTAGCCATAGTTGGCCACTGATCATTGCCTTAACAGCAAGTGCTGATGAAGATGTGTGGGAAAGATGCATGCATATTGGAATGAATGGAATCATTCGGAAACCAGTTCTTTTGCAAGGTATTGCCAGTGAGCTTAGAAGAGTCCTGATACAAGCAAACAAAGTTGTATGATGAGTCTGATGACACGGGCTGTAAAAGTTTCAGTACTGCAGCATTCAGGATTCTATCACATCCTTTCGGGGGCTCTTGATTAACTAAGCGAATGACATTATTTGGCTCCCCAAATACCCCACCAAGCTTCCAGATGTTATACACACAACATTCAGTCAAAATGCTATACAAAATTAGGTCACTTCTTTTACCTTCATGTTCTTTGACTTTTGTTATAATTGCGTAGATAGTTCAGATCTGATCATAGGTAATTAAAATTATCTCCTTTACACCCTTCTAAGTAGTAAAAAAATATCTGCATGGAGGAAACTGTGTAAAGTTGATTTGCAGGTTTTTCATACAAGTGGTGTAGCAGCTAGGTGACATTGTCGTACAATGACTTGAATAGAGATAGAACGTTAGGAAATTTAAGGATGCCTGTTTGGGGCATCTAAAAATGAAGGGGAAAGCACATTTACCTCTCTTAACTACCAACAAATTTGCAATATTCTCTcccatctttcaatttttgcaatctctcCCCCAATCTATCATTGGGATTGTAATGTTCTCCTTTTGCAcccaaaattacaaatattattctgataaaaaaaaaaaattcagaaaaatgcaaacaaaaaattcaggaaaaatcaaattttcctgaatttttttgttttttgtttttttgtccttttttttaactaaatttcttttatcatgagtattttgtcattttgggaAGCAAAAGGGGGCATTGCAACTTAGATAGTAGATTgagtgacattgcaaatttgTTAGTAGTTAGAGAGATTGAATGTAGTTTTCCCAAAAATGAATCATGCTTCATCTTAAAAGTGTGTCTTTTTGTTGCTCTTGTGTGACGATAATAAGGTTGTAAATTGAATTTACAAAAACGAATTAGGGTGCTTTCCTTGAAAATGACAATTGTCATAGGGACCTATCATTTGTAATGTTCAATTCATCGTCACTCATAATAAGCACTATATATGTGCATTGTGCAACATTATGAAAACAcaggacaatttttttataacaatccATTAGCATATTAGTAATTACTAAAAGAACATCCAAGGGCATTGTTACCAATTGTTGTGTTTATATATGTCCTTTTCCTTTGTAGAAATCATTTGTCTGAATATTAGTAATACAAATGCTATAGTAAAACCATCAATTTCATTGACATTGTTGCTTAATGTGTTCTTTGCATGTCTCATTGTCTTTCCGCTTTTCATCACACCCTTATTCTATTGGGATAGTGTGGTGGCGCCCATCGGTGtttgaatatatttattttttattttaacaaggGCTGATTCAATGATTGATGGATACTGTCACATCAACCCAGTGAAATGAGAGTTGGATATAAGTGTAGTATGTATCATTATCCTATCTTTTCacataagagtaatgttatatattatactCTCATCTCACTAGAATGATGTTGGAGTTGATGTGGCATTGTCATATTAATCTAGTGGGATCTCGTTTGAGATAGTACTAGTGAACTCTGATTAATATTATTCCTTGTTTGTATTCACATACAAATATATacctatatgtatatatacatacttatttatatgtatatagataTAGATAAAGAAAGCATATTATGTAAGGGTGAGTCTGCTTCTGCATCCCCTTCCATACAATCTACAAATGAGAGAGTATGGGTCAATTTTATATATCTTCGTAATGGTTACTTGTTTGGAACCCATGCATGAATCTTAGTTAGTAG
This window encodes:
- the LOC132178696 gene encoding ethylene receptor 2-like produces the protein MLKALASGLLISLIIISVSAADNGFHRCNCEDEGSLWSVESILECQKVSDFLIAVAYFSIPIELLYFISCSNVPFKWVLLQFIAFIVLCGLTHLLNGWTYGPHPFQLMLALTVFKILTALVSCATAITLITLIPLLLKVKVREFMLKKKTWDLGREVGIIMKQKEAGLHVRMLTQEIRKSLDRHTILDTTLAELSETLGLQNCAVWMPNENKTEMNLTHEAYGRKYSETYYSSIPISDPDVARIKQIEEVNILSPDSALAAASSGDSGEPGSVAAIRMPMLRVSNFKGGTPEIRETCYAILVLVLPSGPPRSWSSQELEIIEVVADQVAVALSHAALLEESQLMREKLEERNRALQQEKMNAMMASQARNSFQKVMSDGMRRPMHSILGLLSMMQDENMSSEQQTIVDTMVRASNVLSTLVNDVMDNSRKDSGRFPLEMRSFRLHSMIREAACLAKCLCVYKGFGFVIEVEKSLPDNVMGDERRVFQVILHMVGNLLNGNNEGGSVMLRVLSESLSQGRNDQRWPTWRHISSDGDVYIRFEIAINNSSSQSESAISIAQPGGWRYTSDGLEESKSFSICKKLVQMMQGNIWVVPNHQGLAQSMGLVLRFQLRPSIAIAISESGESSEHTHSNSLFRGVQVLLVDDDNVNRAVTRRLLEKLGCTVTSVSSGFECLSAIGPSGSSFQIVLLDLQMPELDGFEVAMRIRKYRSHSWPLIIALTASADEDVWERCMHIGMNGIIRKPVLLQGIASELRRVLIQANKVV